In the genome of Hyphobacterium sp. CCMP332, one region contains:
- a CDS encoding glycosyltransferase, producing the protein MDSENKFNILHGPYNFSGIAGFLSKAQRDRGLNSRCIVYHSRKIYPNEEENLELDKKNIILRFVLSLKFFTEALWRFNIFHFYAGKSFFFLNADLPILKLFGKKIIMTYTGSDIRLIELVEKKYNPYYHLFQFDFSGHKKRKRFQIDLIDRLKDLFVFSYNHPKYDRRKVIMMKYHNLWVDKFVAIKGNYSNALYAIPQEKIIKNLYINHIALTESQAVGENEIKTKNPPVIVHAPNHPLAKGTNFFEDALDDLKKEGLQFEYLRISGIPNNEVQEIYRNKADIMVDQFIAGDFGTFSLEGMKYGKAVMCYLRDDLIENHFPDIPIYNTNIDNIKENLKELILNEELRLTLGKQGPNFVNKYVSIEEIHTNLVKIYKDFNIK; encoded by the coding sequence GTGGATTCTGAAAACAAATTCAATATTCTTCACGGTCCTTATAATTTTTCCGGAATTGCTGGATTTCTATCAAAAGCTCAGAGAGATAGAGGTTTAAATTCCAGGTGTATTGTATATCATTCACGGAAAATATACCCTAATGAGGAAGAAAATTTAGAACTAGATAAAAAGAATATCATTCTGAGATTTGTCCTCAGCCTTAAATTTTTTACTGAGGCTTTATGGAGGTTTAATATTTTTCATTTTTACGCCGGTAAATCATTTTTCTTTTTAAATGCTGACCTTCCGATACTAAAACTCTTTGGGAAGAAAATCATAATGACCTATACCGGTAGCGATATTCGTCTTATTGAACTAGTTGAAAAAAAATACAATCCTTATTATCACTTATTTCAATTTGACTTTTCCGGTCATAAAAAAAGAAAACGATTTCAAATAGATTTGATCGACCGTCTTAAGGATTTATTTGTTTTTTCATATAATCATCCAAAATACGATAGACGGAAAGTGATAATGATGAAGTACCACAATCTGTGGGTTGATAAATTTGTCGCAATTAAAGGAAATTATTCGAATGCTTTATACGCTATACCCCAAGAGAAAATTATTAAAAATCTATATATTAATCACATCGCACTAACAGAATCACAAGCTGTTGGTGAAAATGAAATAAAAACAAAAAATCCACCTGTTATTGTTCATGCTCCAAACCACCCTCTTGCTAAAGGCACAAATTTTTTTGAAGATGCCCTTGATGATCTGAAAAAAGAAGGTTTACAATTTGAGTATTTAAGAATTTCAGGAATTCCAAATAATGAAGTTCAGGAAATATACAGAAACAAGGCCGATATAATGGTGGACCAGTTTATCGCAGGTGATTTTGGCACATTTTCACTTGAAGGAATGAAATATGGAAAGGCAGTTATGTGTTACTTGAGAGATGATTTAATTGAAAATCATTTCCCGGATATTCCAATCTACAATACCAATATAGACAACATAAAGGAGAATCTTAAAGAACTTATTTTAAATGAAGAATTGAGATTGACCTTAGGAAAACAAGGACCTAATTTCGTAAACAAGTATGTCAGTATTGAAGAAATTCACACAAATTTGGTCAAGATTTATAAGGATTTCAATATAAAATGA
- a CDS encoding UDP-3-O-(3-hydroxymyristoyl)glucosamine N-acyltransferase produces MKKYNISNYLASLNEVEFIGQKETSIENIISINNIYDNPAETKKALTWVGDSYLSAVTENIEIACIILTKKGYERLKYLKSNFIITDNPRRVFQKILSIFYALEYSSKVEKSAFVYQSSKIGKNAYIGHNVVIEEECEIGDNVTILHNTVIYRDTKIGNNVVIGSNCTIGNYGFGYEKDEDGQYKRLEHLGNVVIGNNVEIHNNTCIDRAVLGSTILRDNVKVDNQVHIAHSVDIHENALVIANAVVAGSTVVGKNSWIGPTVTLKDKLTIAENTLVGIGTVVTKNTEPNTIMVGNPALKIEDFKKILRHQKSIIQNEDQ; encoded by the coding sequence ATGAAGAAATATAATATATCAAACTATTTGGCATCCTTAAATGAAGTTGAATTTATAGGTCAAAAAGAAACTTCAATTGAGAATATAATCTCTATTAATAATATTTATGATAATCCAGCTGAGACTAAAAAAGCACTTACTTGGGTTGGAGACTCCTACTTAAGTGCGGTTACCGAAAATATCGAGATTGCATGTATTATTTTAACAAAGAAAGGATATGAGAGATTAAAATATCTAAAATCCAATTTTATAATCACCGACAACCCCCGAAGGGTATTTCAAAAAATTCTTTCTATATTTTATGCCCTCGAATACAGTTCGAAGGTCGAAAAGTCGGCTTTTGTTTATCAAAGCTCTAAAATTGGTAAAAATGCTTATATCGGACATAATGTAGTCATTGAAGAAGAATGTGAAATTGGCGACAATGTGACCATCCTGCACAATACAGTTATTTATCGTGACACAAAAATAGGAAACAACGTAGTAATTGGTTCAAATTGCACGATTGGCAATTATGGTTTTGGTTATGAAAAAGATGAAGATGGCCAATATAAAAGACTTGAACATTTAGGTAATGTTGTGATTGGAAACAACGTGGAAATCCACAATAACACCTGTATAGACAGAGCTGTATTGGGAAGTACAATCCTGAGAGACAATGTGAAGGTGGATAATCAGGTTCACATCGCCCATAGTGTTGATATTCATGAGAACGCACTTGTAATTGCCAATGCTGTTGTAGCCGGAAGTACCGTTGTAGGTAAGAACTCCTGGATTGGACCAACTGTTACTCTCAAAGATAAATTAACGATTGCCGAAAATACTTTGGTGGGAATTGGCACAGTTGTTACGAAAAATACTGAACCCAATACTATAATGGTTGGTAATCCTGCCCTGAAAATAGAAGATTTTAAAAAGATACTAAGACATCAAAAATCAATTATTCAAAACGAGGATCAATGA
- a CDS encoding sulfotransferase domain-containing protein — MRPRTIIANFPLIGRLIYPKKNRGSVFKDASQFYGKALLKPFRPKGNSKIVIFGLPKSGNVWLLNLISDSLDINRVDFRKHKSKPGVSMIHDALNRRILLRSDIKRGVYLIRDVRDIVVSYFHYSKTEEYHQDFIDPFCHYEDIERFYFEYFLNVIVPKYDWLNHPETYVSSGLPMVRYEALWDDPKKEMHLLFKKLGIEVEEAKIDSAICNNDISVLSKKGKEINLGKQIPKSHFRKGGYGNYKNVLPQKVLNHINFHFKDYLLKWGYDLDM, encoded by the coding sequence ATGAGGCCTCGTACTATAATTGCAAATTTCCCTTTGATTGGAAGACTTATTTATCCTAAAAAAAATAGGGGATCAGTATTTAAAGATGCAAGTCAGTTTTACGGAAAAGCGCTGCTCAAACCTTTCAGACCAAAAGGAAATTCAAAAATTGTCATATTCGGCTTGCCAAAATCAGGAAACGTGTGGCTATTAAATCTTATCTCTGATAGCCTTGATATTAATCGTGTGGACTTTCGAAAACACAAATCAAAACCGGGAGTTTCTATGATCCACGATGCATTAAACCGACGAATTTTATTGAGATCTGATATTAAACGTGGCGTATACCTGATTCGAGATGTGAGAGATATTGTGGTTTCTTATTTTCATTATTCCAAAACAGAAGAATATCATCAAGATTTTATTGATCCTTTTTGTCATTATGAAGATATAGAGCGCTTTTATTTTGAGTATTTCTTGAATGTGATTGTACCTAAATATGATTGGTTAAATCATCCGGAGACCTATGTGAGTTCAGGCCTGCCAATGGTGAGGTACGAAGCCTTATGGGATGATCCGAAGAAAGAGATGCATCTTCTATTCAAAAAACTTGGAATAGAGGTCGAAGAAGCCAAAATTGATTCTGCGATTTGCAATAATGATATTTCAGTACTTTCTAAGAAAGGAAAGGAAATAAATCTGGGTAAACAGATTCCCAAAAGTCATTTCAGAAAAGGAGGATATGGGAATTATAAAAATGTATTGCCTCAAAAAGTTTTAAATCATATCAATTTCCATTTCAAAGACTATTTATTGAAGTGGGGTTATGATTTGGATATGTAG
- a CDS encoding oligosaccharide flippase family protein has product MGIIKRQFFKASAATYVGVALGYLNVTILFPYFCSPEELGLYRVIINMATMFAAIAYMGTPQAIIKQFPFFNKKGQAKEFYGLLLIMFLTTLLISFTLLFLLENVVISFFKDKSPEVGEYYYYSVFIAFSLAVYVLFISNVRLIKRIAFPAFLKDVFLRLIIMGSIILLGFEFIDFRGFIMLLCGAYLSITLIGIVYSIKLVPFEVSLKIKNLKGIDIRDTLNFSLITFLASVSNIIIMNADSLMISALSKEGLADTGIYTIAFFIGSTLDIPRRIINLVTGPMIAEYWVDGSMDKIKDAFKETSINSLIIGCFIFGVIWINLESIYQLIPNSELYIKGINVVLFILLARLFEMSCSISPNILTQTKLYIYNLPLAILLVVLTVSLNYFLIPVYGILGAGFATMLSVIIYNSIKLIVIQIAFKINPFEVATLKVLFLFALIIALFYQLPEIENVFLSIALNSLIFSLLFVIPTYYFNFSRGFNQTIDNNLNQFKKYLNRK; this is encoded by the coding sequence ATGGGCATAATCAAAAGACAATTTTTTAAAGCCAGTGCAGCGACTTATGTAGGTGTTGCGCTTGGATATCTTAATGTCACTATTCTTTTTCCCTATTTCTGCTCACCTGAAGAACTTGGTTTATATCGTGTGATTATAAATATGGCAACTATGTTTGCTGCCATTGCCTATATGGGCACCCCTCAGGCTATCATTAAGCAATTCCCATTTTTCAATAAAAAGGGACAAGCAAAGGAATTTTATGGCTTGCTGCTAATAATGTTTTTAACTACACTTTTAATAAGCTTTACCTTGCTTTTTTTATTAGAAAATGTTGTTATTTCTTTTTTTAAGGATAAGTCTCCTGAAGTTGGCGAATACTACTATTACTCAGTATTCATTGCCTTTTCACTTGCCGTATATGTGCTATTTATCTCAAATGTTCGTTTAATCAAGCGTATTGCATTTCCGGCCTTTTTAAAAGACGTGTTCCTAAGACTTATCATAATGGGGTCAATTATATTGCTGGGTTTTGAATTTATTGATTTCCGAGGCTTCATTATGCTTTTATGCGGAGCCTATTTATCAATCACTTTAATTGGCATTGTATATTCAATTAAACTCGTTCCTTTTGAAGTATCCTTAAAAATTAAAAACCTGAAAGGAATTGATATTAGAGATACCCTCAATTTTAGTTTAATAACATTTCTGGCAAGTGTTTCAAATATTATTATAATGAATGCAGACTCGCTAATGATATCTGCTTTATCGAAAGAAGGTCTGGCCGATACGGGCATTTATACAATTGCTTTTTTTATAGGCTCTACATTAGATATCCCCCGTAGAATCATCAATTTGGTAACAGGTCCAATGATTGCTGAATATTGGGTTGATGGAAGCATGGATAAAATTAAAGATGCTTTTAAGGAAACATCAATTAATAGTCTGATAATAGGTTGCTTTATTTTTGGTGTAATATGGATCAATCTGGAATCTATTTATCAGTTAATCCCAAATTCAGAATTATACATAAAAGGAATAAATGTTGTCTTATTTATACTCCTGGCTAGGTTGTTTGAAATGTCATGTTCTATCTCCCCAAACATATTGACACAAACCAAACTTTATATTTATAACCTGCCATTGGCAATTTTACTTGTAGTCCTGACAGTTTCGTTAAATTACTTCCTCATACCTGTGTATGGAATTTTAGGAGCAGGTTTTGCAACCATGTTAAGTGTTATAATCTATAATTCAATAAAACTTATAGTAATACAAATTGCTTTCAAAATAAATCCTTTTGAAGTGGCCACCTTGAAAGTACTCTTTTTATTTGCATTGATAATTGCTTTGTTTTATCAATTGCCGGAAATTGAAAATGTATTTTTATCAATAGCTTTAAATTCGTTGATTTTTAGTTTGTTATTTGTAATACCCACTTATTATTTCAATTTTTCAAGAGGTTTTAATCAAACAATCGACAATAATTTAAATCAATTTAAGAAATATTTAAATCGCAAATAG
- a CDS encoding alginate lyase family protein, which produces MIDYLKHIFRSLKTFEISIFVLFFHFFKREKKIDASEYIQKGDFSSKNFKSWLKIESDVSIEEIKVQLEWNSSQWLKHNFDLLGTGWCSRNIGAIPVGFLGYTNPETNNNRPVQKSILSERASALVDDNYIYLDWQRDIKSGYLWDINLDSNSQSNFLSFPYSVDVKIPWELARLNHLPLLLLSAQHDLVNQEACLKEYKNIVCDFIANNPYKKGVNWSNAMEVSIRAVNILAAYDISMGIDDSNKILESNFQAILFDSLFEHTRFILENSEFKKGYTNNHYYANISALLFIGNYFSKSKSGKNLLNIAAREIFVETNKQFLPDGGNFESSTHYHRLSTEMLIWNCIILSDKNTSALIDEDFELKWNNNYKVSENYEIEKDQLQFKAIKALEFSHAITKGNGNIAGCGDQDSGRFLKFNLEGKWQSFNDLKKYDHQIHLGNYQWNESEQLWVENDLSQNCIQVLGKALSKLEVGTIENYPFEAVLSNLLIQNEIEKIPILKPKSVKFGDLLYWHTSTIFYPGEIENLKRNLDWYIFPFFGIYIARTKHFFLSINATNNHLKKYWSHGKNDKLSFELRALDKDIIVDPGSFIYTPDEKLRNKFRSTSSHSTISVKNKEQNRWPKGKRSIFNLYNESRCKFLSQTDNRISILCEYRGIKHVRTFIIHNDHLEIVDECTHEFSTHFNYLNLYSEHYGRWRKAKKES; this is translated from the coding sequence GTGATTGATTACTTGAAACATATATTCAGAAGTCTTAAAACGTTTGAAATAAGTATTTTTGTACTTTTTTTTCATTTTTTCAAAAGAGAAAAAAAAATTGACGCTTCCGAATACATCCAAAAAGGAGATTTTTCATCAAAAAACTTCAAATCCTGGTTAAAAATTGAATCTGATGTTTCAATTGAAGAAATCAAAGTTCAATTGGAATGGAATTCATCTCAATGGCTGAAACATAATTTTGACCTGCTCGGAACAGGATGGTGTTCAAGAAATATTGGAGCCATACCAGTTGGTTTTTTAGGGTATACTAATCCTGAAACAAATAACAATAGGCCTGTTCAAAAAAGTATCCTTTCAGAAAGAGCATCTGCTTTAGTAGATGACAACTATATCTATCTTGATTGGCAGAGAGACATCAAGTCGGGGTATCTATGGGATATCAATCTAGATTCAAATTCACAATCCAATTTTTTAAGTTTTCCTTATAGCGTGGATGTGAAAATTCCTTGGGAATTGGCAAGATTAAATCACTTGCCTTTGTTATTGCTGTCAGCTCAACATGATTTAGTAAATCAGGAAGCTTGTTTAAAAGAATATAAAAATATTGTATGCGATTTCATTGCCAATAATCCCTACAAAAAGGGAGTTAATTGGTCTAATGCAATGGAAGTCTCAATTAGAGCTGTTAACATTTTAGCTGCCTATGATATTTCTATGGGCATCGATGATTCAAATAAGATATTAGAATCAAATTTTCAAGCTATACTTTTTGATTCTCTTTTTGAACATACCCGATTTATACTAGAGAATTCTGAATTCAAGAAAGGGTATACCAATAATCACTATTATGCGAATATTTCTGCCTTGCTATTTATTGGAAATTATTTTTCTAAGTCAAAGAGCGGGAAAAACCTTTTAAATATTGCAGCCAGAGAAATTTTTGTGGAAACAAATAAACAATTTCTTCCGGACGGAGGAAATTTTGAGTCTTCTACTCACTATCATAGATTAAGCACCGAAATGCTGATTTGGAATTGTATAATTCTAAGTGATAAAAATACATCAGCTTTAATTGATGAAGATTTTGAATTAAAATGGAATAATAATTATAAGGTTTCTGAGAATTATGAAATCGAAAAAGACCAACTTCAGTTTAAGGCAATTAAAGCGCTGGAATTTAGTCATGCAATAACAAAAGGAAATGGAAATATTGCAGGATGTGGAGATCAGGATTCAGGAAGGTTTTTAAAATTTAACCTTGAAGGAAAATGGCAGTCTTTTAATGATCTGAAAAAATATGATCATCAAATACATCTTGGAAATTATCAATGGAATGAATCAGAACAACTTTGGGTTGAGAATGATTTAAGTCAAAATTGCATACAGGTTTTGGGAAAAGCCCTAAGCAAATTAGAGGTCGGGACTATTGAAAACTATCCATTTGAAGCGGTATTATCAAATCTTCTTATTCAGAATGAAATCGAAAAAATACCGATTTTAAAACCTAAGTCAGTAAAATTTGGAGATTTGCTTTACTGGCATACATCTACAATTTTCTACCCTGGAGAAATTGAAAACTTAAAAAGAAATTTAGACTGGTATATTTTTCCTTTTTTCGGAATTTATATTGCAAGAACAAAACATTTCTTTTTATCCATTAATGCCACTAATAATCATTTAAAGAAATATTGGAGCCACGGCAAAAACGATAAGTTATCATTTGAATTGAGAGCACTTGATAAGGATATAATTGTTGATCCTGGAAGTTTTATATACACTCCGGATGAAAAACTTAGAAATAAGTTTCGGTCAACCTCTTCGCATTCAACGATTTCTGTAAAAAATAAGGAGCAAAACAGATGGCCAAAAGGCAAACGAAGTATTTTTAATCTTTACAATGAGTCACGTTGCAAATTTTTATCACAGACTGACAATAGAATATCTATTTTATGTGAATATAGAGGTATCAAACACGTCCGTACATTTATAATTCATAATGATCATCTTGAAATTGTTGATGAATGCACGCATGAATTCAGTACACATTTTAATTATTTAAATCTTTACTCAGAGCATTACGGAAGATGGAGAAAGGCAAAAAAAGAGTCTTAA
- a CDS encoding glycosyl transferase family 1 — protein sequence MEKGKKRVLIITYYWPPMGGGGVQRWLKMVKYMREYGWEPVIFTSKNASNPIHDESLFADLPPNLEIIHQEIFEPYNLYNQFLGRKKDEKVFQGFVDEKGQKSLLKEIAIWLRGNIFIPDARMFWIRPSFKKLKEYLKENPVNAIISTGPPHSTHVIAYKIKKEHGLPWLADFRDPWTNIDFYQQLKLTKVADLIHKKLENKIMCKSDALVTVTWNWGKEMEEIRGSEVDVITNGFDPADFKNANGNQPAKFSILHAGSLNRDRNPFAFWVALEKLLKEEPELKNELSIDLIGPLDFSVLESLKKHQLDTFLHRIENLPHREVVEKMTNAAILLLPLNDTPNISGVVPGKLYEYIGAKRPILAIGSPSGDSSKIIQMTNAGLISDFGNNVHAFENLRNYYTLFQKGQLKVDSKNSEQFSRRNLVGDIVSVLNRISKN from the coding sequence ATGGAGAAAGGCAAAAAAAGAGTCTTAATTATTACCTATTACTGGCCACCTATGGGTGGAGGTGGTGTACAGCGTTGGTTAAAAATGGTAAAATACATGCGGGAATATGGCTGGGAACCGGTAATATTTACCTCAAAAAATGCTTCCAACCCTATACATGATGAAAGTTTGTTTGCGGATTTACCACCCAATCTTGAAATAATTCATCAGGAAATTTTTGAGCCATACAATCTTTATAATCAATTTCTAGGCAGAAAAAAAGATGAGAAAGTTTTTCAGGGCTTTGTGGATGAAAAAGGTCAAAAAAGTTTACTTAAAGAAATAGCGATATGGTTGCGTGGCAATATCTTTATCCCTGATGCCAGAATGTTTTGGATAAGGCCATCATTTAAAAAACTTAAAGAATATTTAAAGGAAAATCCCGTCAATGCTATAATTTCAACAGGGCCTCCTCATTCTACGCATGTAATAGCCTATAAAATCAAAAAAGAACATGGTCTCCCCTGGTTAGCTGATTTTAGAGATCCATGGACAAATATTGATTTTTATCAGCAACTAAAACTGACGAAAGTAGCTGATTTGATTCACAAAAAACTTGAAAACAAAATAATGTGTAAATCAGATGCCTTAGTTACGGTTACCTGGAATTGGGGAAAAGAAATGGAAGAAATTCGAGGCTCGGAGGTTGATGTTATAACCAATGGATTCGATCCTGCTGATTTTAAAAATGCAAATGGCAATCAACCTGCAAAATTTAGCATTCTTCATGCGGGTTCTTTAAATCGAGACAGAAACCCATTTGCTTTTTGGGTAGCCTTAGAAAAACTTTTAAAAGAAGAACCTGAGTTAAAAAATGAGTTAAGTATTGACCTGATCGGACCACTGGATTTTTCTGTTTTGGAAAGTCTCAAAAAACACCAACTTGATACTTTCCTCCACCGCATTGAAAATCTACCTCACCGCGAGGTGGTAGAAAAAATGACAAATGCAGCAATACTTTTGCTTCCTTTAAATGATACGCCAAATATCAGTGGAGTTGTACCTGGTAAACTGTACGAATATATTGGCGCAAAAAGGCCAATATTAGCCATAGGAAGTCCATCTGGGGACAGTTCCAAAATTATACAAATGACAAATGCCGGATTAATTTCAGATTTTGGTAATAATGTACATGCTTTTGAAAATCTCAGGAATTATTACACACTTTTTCAAAAAGGTCAGTTAAAAGTGGATTCAAAAAATTCAGAACAATTTAGCCGAAGAAATCTGGTTGGTGATATTGTTTCTGTTTTAAACAGAATTTCAAAGAATTGA
- the wecB gene encoding UDP-N-acetylglucosamine 2-epimerase (non-hydrolyzing): MLKKVFILVGTRPNFIKITQFEKQFKRYSGKIEYKLIHTGQHFDKNMSEVFFEQLKIKEPDYYLNISSGSPNSQIGNIILELEKVFLKDRPDLLIVVGDVNSTMAGAIAANKLAIKLAHLESGLRSMDRTMPEEHNRVVTDVLADYYFITEDSGLKNLSHAGVENERLFFVGNTMIDTLVAFDQNIRDSDALESKSLKKGEYVLMTMHRPSNVDHEMGCKKIIELIKFISRYKKIVFPIHPRALKNFEKYGLSNELETINDLILLEPLDYLSFQQLVLYSSLVVTDSGGIQEETTYRQVPCLTLRPNTERPITISMGSNKLLEFDLELIKKEIDLIQNGQNKKGEIPPLWDGRATERIVDIIAESIL, translated from the coding sequence TTGCTTAAGAAAGTCTTTATCCTGGTAGGAACCAGACCGAATTTTATTAAGATCACACAATTTGAAAAACAATTCAAACGCTATTCCGGAAAAATAGAATATAAATTGATTCATACCGGTCAACATTTTGACAAGAATATGTCTGAGGTGTTTTTTGAACAATTGAAAATCAAAGAACCTGATTATTATCTCAACATTTCCTCCGGTTCTCCAAATTCTCAAATTGGAAATATAATTCTGGAACTGGAAAAAGTTTTTTTGAAAGACCGCCCTGATTTGTTGATTGTGGTTGGGGATGTGAACAGCACCATGGCAGGCGCCATTGCTGCAAATAAATTGGCTATCAAGCTGGCTCATTTGGAAAGTGGTTTGAGAAGTATGGACAGAACTATGCCCGAAGAACACAATCGTGTTGTAACTGATGTTTTAGCGGACTATTATTTTATTACTGAAGACAGTGGTTTAAAAAACTTAAGCCATGCAGGTGTTGAAAATGAACGTTTATTTTTTGTTGGTAATACAATGATTGATACCCTGGTAGCTTTTGATCAAAACATTCGCGATTCCGATGCTCTTGAATCTAAATCATTGAAAAAGGGTGAATACGTCTTGATGACCATGCACAGGCCTTCAAATGTTGATCATGAGATGGGATGTAAAAAAATAATTGAACTTATAAAATTCATCAGTCGATATAAGAAAATTGTATTTCCTATTCACCCAAGGGCTCTTAAAAATTTCGAAAAATATGGACTTTCAAATGAACTGGAAACTATAAATGATTTAATTTTATTGGAGCCATTGGATTATTTGTCATTTCAACAATTGGTGCTTTATTCCTCACTTGTAGTAACCGACAGCGGTGGAATTCAGGAAGAAACAACTTACAGACAGGTGCCATGCCTTACTTTAAGGCCCAATACAGAGCGACCAATTACCATTAGTATGGGGAGCAATAAATTACTTGAATTTGATCTTGAATTAATCAAAAAAGAAATTGACCTAATTCAGAATGGACAAAATAAAAAAGGTGAGATTCCGCCACTATGGGATGGAAGGGCAACAGAAAGAATAGTGGATATCATTGCCGAGTCAATTCTTTGA
- a CDS encoding DegT/DnrJ/EryC1/StrS family aminotransferase, which produces MKEIRMVDLIGQYNKIKEEVDLAMNEVIQNTAFINGPAVKTFAASLGKYLNTAFVVPCANGTDALQIALMAIDLPKQAEIIVPTFNYVASAEVIALMGYKPVFVDADENLFNLDIKKLEDSIGPNTKAIIGVHLFGQSSQMEELIKICEKRGIILIEDNAQAIGGSYKLNGHEISNGLIGDIGTTSFFPSKNLGCFGDGGAVYTKHESIYLRMKQIANHGQVTKYNYDTVGINSRLDTLQAALLNVKLKKLDVYIDARRKAAEFYDKQFNDLDDVQIPKREENSFHVFHQYTLKVNSGKRDAIRQGLSESGIPSMIYYPKPLHLNNAYKKYGYSHGDFPVAEALSQSVISLPMHTELDIDQQSYICETFKKLINQ; this is translated from the coding sequence ATGAAAGAAATCCGAATGGTCGATTTAATAGGCCAGTATAATAAGATCAAGGAAGAAGTTGATTTAGCCATGAATGAAGTAATACAAAATACTGCATTCATTAATGGGCCGGCCGTCAAAACCTTTGCTGCATCATTGGGCAAATATTTGAATACAGCTTTTGTAGTTCCTTGTGCAAATGGTACAGATGCACTTCAAATTGCATTGATGGCCATTGATTTACCCAAACAAGCAGAAATTATTGTGCCCACATTTAATTATGTGGCTTCGGCTGAAGTAATTGCTTTAATGGGGTATAAACCGGTTTTTGTTGATGCTGATGAAAACTTGTTTAATCTGGATATTAAAAAACTTGAAGATTCTATTGGGCCAAATACAAAAGCAATAATAGGAGTGCACCTATTTGGTCAAAGTTCTCAAATGGAAGAGCTCATTAAAATTTGTGAAAAGAGGGGGATAATACTAATAGAAGATAACGCCCAGGCTATCGGTGGCAGTTATAAATTAAATGGCCATGAAATCAGCAATGGATTAATAGGAGATATTGGTACTACTTCTTTTTTCCCATCAAAAAATCTGGGTTGTTTTGGCGATGGTGGAGCGGTATATACAAAGCATGAAAGTATTTATTTAAGAATGAAACAAATTGCCAATCATGGACAGGTTACAAAATATAATTACGATACCGTTGGAATTAATTCAAGACTAGATACCCTTCAGGCTGCGCTTTTAAATGTGAAACTCAAAAAACTTGATGTTTATATAGATGCGAGAAGAAAAGCTGCAGAATTTTATGACAAACAATTTAATGATTTGGACGATGTTCAAATTCCAAAAAGAGAGGAAAATTCATTTCATGTTTTTCATCAATATACTTTAAAAGTGAATTCGGGAAAACGAGATGCCATTAGGCAAGGATTAAGTGAATCGGGGATACCGTCAATGATATATTATCCTAAACCACTTCATTTAAACAATGCCTATAAAAAATACGGTTATTCACATGGTGATTTTCCAGTCGCCGAAGCTCTATCTCAGTCTGTAATATCACTTCCCATGCACACAGAATTGGATATAGATCAACAATCCTATATTTGCGAAACATTTAAAAAGCTTATCAATCAATAA